DNA from Candidatus Bathyarchaeia archaeon:
TCACGTCGTTTATGGCCTCCGATGTCCAGTGGCTGTTCCTCCTGTGAGCTGTTGGGTTCGGGGTGATGGATATGGCGTTGGCGGGGCAGAACGACGCGCATCTCAGGCATCCCACACACTTCTCGTCGTTAGACTTCACCGCGTCTTCTTCCTCATCGTAGTAGTGGGTTTCATACGTGCATTGGTTAACGCACACCTTACATCGTACACACCTGTCCAGGTCTCTCCTAACGAGAAACTCGGGTAACAGGTAGCTTTTCAAGCCGGCACCTCCAACTCCAACTCTTTAACCACCCCTGCCACGGGCTCTCCACCCCTCGGCCTCCACACGTGATCTGGGTTCGGGCATACGGACCTGATAGCCGCTTCCTCAGAGGCCATGTACACGCAGTCGTCTTTCACAGCTGCGGATAAGGGCCTCAGCTTCAAACGGTCCGCTAACCCGATCATTTGTCCATGACGCGCCACGATGACTGTGAATGGGCCGTTCATCAAGAGGCCTCCGTAGCATTGCCTTAAAGCCATGTGCAGCTGGGCCTCCCTAGCGGGCATGTTTTCTATTTCGAACCACAGTGGAGGAGCCATCACCCTGGCCGCTATCTCGGCTGCGAGGCCCTGTCTACGCATCAATAGGTCGAAGGCGTAGGCCATAACCTCGGTATCCGTTCGCATCGTACATCGGTATCCAAACATTTCCAAGAATCGCCGGTTGGCGCCGTAGGATGAAAGCTCACCGTTATGGATTACGCTCCAATCCAAGATGTTGAAGGGGTGGGCGCCCCCCCACCATCCCGGAGTGTTCGTTGGAAACCGGGTGTGGCAAAGCCACATATAGCCTTCGTAGCGGTTGAGCATAAAGTATTCAGCTAAATCCTCAGGGTATCCTACCCCTTTGAACACGCCCATGTTTTTTCCACTTGAGAACACGTACGCCCTCCCCATGGTGTTGATGTGCATAACCGACTCCCTTACATACTCATCCGGCTGGGCTTCTGAATCCTTAGGCTGAACGAAGTAGCGTTTCAGGATAGGGGGGTTCCAAACCTCCACATCCTCGTCGACGGGAATCTCCTCAGCGAGGTTGACCGTAAACCTCCTGTGAATAATGTCCTCAACCTCCCCGCTCACCTCCCCGCCCAGAAACATCACGTGCAAGGCGTAGTCTTCACCGAGATCCGGGTAAAGACCATATACGGCGAAACCGGCGCCTAAACCGTTCCCCCTCTCACGCATGCCCGAGATGGCCTTAACAGCCTGGTGCGCCGTAAACCTTAAGCCTCTTGTGTTCAAAACGCCGAACAAGCCGCAGGCGTCATGCACCTTATCATCGCCATAAGGGTTTTGAAGCCTCCTGACAGAGGGCTCTCCGATTCCGCTTTCCCCGGTCACTTCCATAACACCTCCCTTCTGACTTTTTGAGGTAGAGCGCTCAGCCCAAACTGGGGATGGAGCAACTTCCCTTTAAAGCGTCTGACGTCGATTCGACGCCTCATCAAGTATAAAAGGAGCCCCGCCTGCTCCACCTCCCCCAGTAAGGTGAAGCCCACGATTAAACCATCCTTTAGGACAATCCTACTATAAGAGCCTCCCCTCTCGTCCAAACGGCTGAGAACTAGGTGGGGGCTCTTAGGGTTCACTAACCCCGCCGTTATAATCGGCGCGTTAAAATAGTTCATTGCGTTCATGGCGGTGGCGCCCTCGTAAAGGGCCTCTAACCCCGCCATGTTGTAGCCAGCGATTTTGCCGCTTCCCCTGGCCACGGGCCACAGGGCTAGGGGTCGGTGGAGGCCATGCGCGAAGTCGTATACCTCAGCTACATCGCCGCAAGCGTAGATTTCAGGTATACTGGTGCGCATGGCTTCGTCCACTGTGATCCCACTGTTCACAGCGATCCCAGCTTCCTCGGCGAGGTGAACCTTTGGCTTAACGCCTATGGCCGCCACCAGTAGGTCTGATAACCGTTTTTCCCCGTTATCCAGCTCGAGGCGCAGTGTTCGTCCCCCCTCCCGATGGACGGCGGCGACCGCTCGGCCAGTTAACACCTCAACTCCAGCCTTCGCCATTTTACCCTCCAGTATGCGGGAGGCTCGCTCGTCCAGCGCTTGGCTCAGAACCCTAGGCTTCAACTCGATGAGTATGACCTTTTTCCCACGCTTTGTCAAGGCTTCGGCTAGGCTTATCCCTATGAACCCTCCCCCGATCACCGCTACGCGATGGGCCTCTGATAGCCTAGTGGAGATTCTTTCAGCGTCTTCAAGGGTTGTGAAGGTGTAGAGCTCCTCTCTATCTATTCCTTCAAGCTCCGGCGTGATCGGCTCCCCTCCTATGGCGAGTAGCATCCTCCCATACTCTAACCGTCCACCGCCGGCGAGTTTAACCACTCTATCATCCGGGTCGACTTCAACCACCGCGTCGTGAATTAACCGAACCCTGTTTTTAGACCAGAATTCCATGGAGCGGAACATCATTCCATCTAAACCCAGTTCTCCGGCTAGGAAGTGGGGGATCAAGGGTCTAGAGTAACCCGGCACCTCCTCGTCGTAGACCACCGCTATGGACGCGCCCTTATCCACCGAGCGTATGGCTTCAACCGCCGAGACAGCGCCGGCGGATCCGCCTACTATTAGATGCTCGAACCTCAAGGAGGCGCCTCCGCGTAGACCAACGCTTGGTTTGGACATTTCTCGACGCAAACAGGACTCCCCGATGTGGCGCATAGATCGCATTTGGCCACCACGCCCAGCTTCCGATCCACCTTTATCGCCCCCGCTGGGCAGACCATGACGCATGTTAAACACTCGACGCATCTCTCGGGATCGTGGGTAACGGCGCCGCTTTTCTCGTCGACGTTCATGGCCCCGGTTAAACAGGCCTCGACGCAGGGTGCTTCATCGCAGTGGCGGCACTGCACCGCGAAGGAGAGGGATCGGTGAACCTCTTTGCGGATGCGGCTTACAGGCTTAGGTCTCTCCTTCAGGTAAGCTTTAACCACATCCTTTGACGAGGAATGCGCTACTAGGCAGTATACTTCGCATAGCCCGCAGCCCATGCATAACCTCTCGTTGGCGTACACTTTCTTCAAGCCGGATCCTTCATGGAGAAGTTTCGCCGGTAAAGCTTCCACGAGGTTCTATATATATCATATCTATAAAATTTCAATCTAAAAACCGTCATAATTATTATTAATGACGAAGAATTTATATAAATAACTTTTAAAAAAAGCATTCAGAATAATGGTTTTCGATACTGAAGTAATCGTAGCGATTCAATCGCACATGAACATAGGTGGAGATGAAAAATTTATGTGTAGCCGACTTACACCTAAAAGTCAGGGCGGGGGTTGCCAAGTCAGGTCAAAGGCGCAGGCCTGAGGAACCACCGGCCACAGGCGCCTGTCCCGAAGGGGTTCGTGGGTTCGAATCCCACCCCCCGCACCTTTTACTGGTAAAATTTAAACATAGGGTGTAGCTTGTTCTTTATCAGCGTCTTTCATAAAGGCTGGTAGGGTAAAACTGGTACCATTAAGGATAGGACCGTATACGTTTACTCGCCCTCTTTAGGTATGGTTGAGGATTGGAAGCGATGGGCTGAGAGCTGGGGGCCTCGCTTTCAAAGTTTATCGTCGAGCGCGTCGAGGATTCCATCAGGCGCTCGTGGGCCCTGCGAATATTATCCAGGTTGGTTGAGGATACAAGCCAAGCAGGCAAAATTCTCCACCGAATAATCTTATCATGTTAAGACCTTAAGGATCTTCCATCGAGAAAGCTCCTCGGTTTTAGGCATTGAAGGCTTTGTTCGACAAGCCATCTATCTAGTATACATCCTAAAACGATGCGGCGAAGGAAAAAGAAAAAGGGAAAGAGGGGTTTCAGCGCCTCCGCCTCTTAACAGCCACGGCGACCACGGAGGCCAAGCCTACCGAGCCGATGTAAGGCGCTAGAACCGCAAGCTTATAGGTCGAGTAGAGCTCGCCCCCAACGTACGGTGGAGGCCTAGCTGGGGGAGCTGGAACGTGGACTTCATAGGTTACATAATCATTTGCGCCCTCAGTTTGGTCTGGAACGAAATCCGTGCCGAACGGGTTTCCAGCAAATACCATGTCTATGGCGTCAGGGTTACCGATGGTTGAAAGGGGACAGCCGAACTCCACCACGCTTCCGGAGAATGAGGAAGAGAAGAAGCCTATGAACTCCACTTCCATTTCGGATGGAGTCTTGAAGATGGCGAAGGAGTAATGGTCATCATTGACGTGAAATGGCCCCGTTATGATGTAATCCACGCCTATATCCAGCAGGTTTTCGCCTCTCATCCCTGTGTCGGGTTTTTGATCGGTATCTAAGCCAACGGCGTATGGAGGCTCACCCACCTCTTCCGTATTCTGCTCTCCCTTCCACCACTTTTCATTCCAATTTACACAAATGACTTCGCCGGAAACTTTAATCATGAAGTATAGGTTTGAGCCGTCGTTGGTTACATAGCACTCCAATAGGTCGTAGCCTTCTCCTTCGTCCCCTTGTATATCCTTGACTATTGGATCTATGCCAGCCCAGTCCTTAGCGTCTCCATCGATCTTTATGGTGGGGTTGAGTCTCGAGCTGGCCTGTGGAACATAGGC
Protein-coding regions in this window:
- a CDS encoding FAD-dependent oxidoreductase, translated to MRFEHLIVGGSAGAVSAVEAIRSVDKGASIAVVYDEEVPGYSRPLIPHFLAGELGLDGMMFRSMEFWSKNRVRLIHDAVVEVDPDDRVVKLAGGGRLEYGRMLLAIGGEPITPELEGIDREELYTFTTLEDAERISTRLSEAHRVAVIGGGFIGISLAEALTKRGKKVILIELKPRVLSQALDERASRILEGKMAKAGVEVLTGRAVAAVHREGGRTLRLELDNGEKRLSDLLVAAIGVKPKVHLAEEAGIAVNSGITVDEAMRTSIPEIYACGDVAEVYDFAHGLHRPLALWPVARGSGKIAGYNMAGLEALYEGATAMNAMNYFNAPIITAGLVNPKSPHLVLSRLDERGGSYSRIVLKDGLIVGFTLLGEVEQAGLLLYLMRRRIDVRRFKGKLLHPQFGLSALPQKVRREVLWK
- a CDS encoding glutamine amidotransferase family protein, coding for MTGESGIGEPSVRRLQNPYGDDKVHDACGLFGVLNTRGLRFTAHQAVKAISGMRERGNGLGAGFAVYGLYPDLGEDYALHVMFLGGEVSGEVEDIIHRRFTVNLAEEIPVDEDVEVWNPPILKRYFVQPKDSEAQPDEYVRESVMHINTMGRAYVFSSGKNMGVFKGVGYPEDLAEYFMLNRYEGYMWLCHTRFPTNTPGWWGGAHPFNILDWSVIHNGELSSYGANRRFLEMFGYRCTMRTDTEVMAYAFDLLMRRQGLAAEIAARVMAPPLWFEIENMPAREAQLHMALRQCYGGLLMNGPFTVIVARHGQMIGLADRLKLRPLSAAVKDDCVYMASEEAAIRSVCPNPDHVWRPRGGEPVAGVVKELELEVPA
- a CDS encoding 4Fe-4S dicluster domain-containing protein; this encodes MKKVYANERLCMGCGLCEVYCLVAHSSSKDVVKAYLKERPKPVSRIRKEVHRSLSFAVQCRHCDEAPCVEACLTGAMNVDEKSGAVTHDPERCVECLTCVMVCPAGAIKVDRKLGVVAKCDLCATSGSPVCVEKCPNQALVYAEAPP